A section of the Synergistaceae bacterium genome encodes:
- a CDS encoding DegT/DnrJ/EryC1/StrS family aminotransferase, whose amino-acid sequence MSEQKKIPSFDLSRNYQRVKEEVRVAIDRVLDTQEFILGPEVATLEKEIEAYLEVENAIGCASGTDALILAMMSLDLEEGDEVITTPFTFFATASCITRTGAKLVFADVEQDTYNLSPESVLNKITAKTKAVILVHLFGQMCRIEELKDELAKRNIKLIEDCAQAIGSHRVIEGKICRAGTVGDIGCFSFFPTKNLGCYGDGGMVTVPHNSQVAARIRRLRVHGAGKTYFHEEFGINSRLDAIQAAILRVRLRHLEEWNEERRLVAERYKLLFGEKGLLEVIKTPIEEDGNRHVFHQYVVRAERRDELQSFLEERNIVTRVYYPLPLHLQKCFASSGYKKGDFPVSEMLAEEVLALPIFPELLPEEQERIVEEIAKFY is encoded by the coding sequence ATGTCAGAACAGAAAAAAATTCCGTCATTTGATTTATCGAGAAACTACCAGAGAGTTAAAGAAGAAGTGCGAGTAGCTATCGATAGGGTCTTGGATACGCAAGAATTTATATTAGGCCCAGAAGTGGCAACTCTCGAAAAAGAAATTGAAGCATATCTTGAAGTAGAGAATGCAATTGGTTGTGCTTCTGGAACAGATGCCTTAATTTTGGCGATGATGTCTCTTGACCTTGAAGAGGGAGACGAAGTAATCACCACACCGTTTACGTTCTTTGCTACAGCAAGCTGTATCACAAGAACAGGGGCAAAACTTGTTTTCGCAGACGTAGAACAAGATACATACAACTTATCTCCTGAGTCTGTATTAAACAAAATAACAGCTAAAACAAAAGCCGTAATTCTTGTTCATCTTTTTGGACAAATGTGCCGCATTGAAGAATTAAAAGATGAGCTGGCAAAGAGAAACATAAAATTAATAGAAGACTGTGCTCAAGCTATAGGGTCACATCGTGTAATAGAGGGAAAAATTTGTCGTGCAGGAACAGTTGGAGACATAGGATGTTTTTCTTTCTTCCCCACAAAAAACCTAGGGTGTTACGGAGATGGTGGGATGGTCACTGTTCCTCATAATTCACAAGTAGCTGCACGTATAAGACGCCTACGTGTACATGGAGCCGGCAAAACATATTTTCATGAAGAATTTGGAATAAACAGTAGACTTGATGCTATACAGGCTGCAATTTTACGTGTAAGACTACGCCACTTGGAAGAGTGGAACGAAGAGCGGCGTTTAGTTGCAGAGCGCTATAAACTTCTTTTCGGAGAAAAGGGGCTTCTTGAGGTTATTAAAACTCCAATAGAAGAAGATGGGAACAGACATGTGTTTCACCAGTATGTGGTGCGAGCCGAACGTAGAGATGAATTACAGAGCTTTTTAGAAGAGAGAAATATAGTAACCAGAGTATATTATCCGTTACCACTTCACTTACAAAAGTGTTTTGCATCCAGTGGCTATAAAAAAGGAGATTTCCCCGTTTCAGAGATGTTAGCAGAAGAAGTTTTAGCTCTTCCGATTTTTCCTGAACTTTTGCCAGAAGAGCAGGAGCGTATTGTAGAGGAAATTGCGAAGTTTTACTGA
- the gyrB gene encoding DNA topoisomerase (ATP-hydrolyzing) subunit B — MDLPNNTNNTFAPESDYSEKNIHVLEGLVAVRKRPGMYIGDQGSRGLHHIVYEVIDNSIDEALAGFCDTINLTINEDGSITVVDNGRGVPTGMHESGKSAAEVVMTVLHAGGKFDKSSYQVSGGLHGVGVSVVNALSEWLELTIWREGKEHHQRYERGVPMTELEIVGDTENRGTKIRFMPDKEIFTSIEFQADILKGRLRELAFLNPSITINFRDLRQEDPQLKTYHYPEGISAFVDYINKGKNVLFKDPIVINGERNKTAVEVAILYNDTYAERLHGFVNLIKTIEGGTHVAGFRTALTRAVNDESRKLNLLREKDENLSGDDLKEGLTAVISVKVMEPQFEGQTKTKLGNGDVKGIVDSLVYEGLKEAFDERPEILKPIVEGAIRARQAREAAKKAKDLVRRKSAMSGLSLPGKLADCSSRNPEDCEIFIVEGDSAGGSAKQGRNREFQAILPLRGKILNVEKARLERVLSSEMIRNIILALGCGIGDDFDRDKLRYHKIFIMADADVDGAHIRTLLLTLFFRYMPEIIENGFLYAAQPPLYRVQIGKEIHYCYTEKEMKDLQEDTIGKKIDVQRYKGLGEMNAEQLWETTMDPQSRIIKRVEVQDAVEADELFGILMGDQVAPRREFIELHGKEVQNLDI; from the coding sequence ATGGATCTTCCAAACAACACAAACAACACGTTCGCCCCTGAATCAGACTATTCCGAAAAAAACATACACGTCCTTGAAGGACTTGTTGCAGTACGAAAACGTCCAGGCATGTATATTGGAGATCAAGGGTCACGTGGACTTCACCACATTGTATACGAAGTTATAGATAACTCTATAGATGAAGCTCTAGCCGGTTTTTGTGACACAATAAACTTAACTATAAATGAGGATGGAAGTATAACTGTAGTCGACAACGGACGCGGTGTTCCAACAGGGATGCACGAATCAGGTAAATCTGCAGCGGAAGTAGTTATGACGGTACTGCATGCCGGAGGAAAATTCGACAAATCATCCTACCAGGTGTCGGGAGGACTGCACGGCGTTGGTGTTTCTGTTGTAAACGCACTCTCTGAATGGCTTGAACTCACAATATGGCGCGAAGGGAAAGAACACCATCAGCGCTATGAGCGTGGTGTCCCAATGACTGAGCTTGAGATAGTCGGCGATACTGAAAACCGAGGCACTAAAATACGTTTCATGCCGGACAAAGAAATCTTTACATCCATTGAATTCCAAGCCGACATATTAAAAGGACGCCTCCGGGAACTTGCATTTCTTAACCCAAGCATAACAATAAATTTTAGAGATTTAAGGCAGGAAGACCCACAACTTAAAACTTATCATTATCCAGAGGGGATATCTGCATTCGTTGACTACATTAATAAAGGGAAAAATGTTCTCTTTAAAGATCCTATAGTTATAAATGGAGAAAGAAATAAGACTGCTGTAGAAGTAGCGATACTCTATAATGATACATATGCCGAACGTCTTCATGGTTTCGTAAATCTAATAAAAACAATAGAGGGCGGAACCCATGTCGCAGGATTTCGCACGGCGCTTACTCGTGCAGTAAATGACGAATCACGCAAGCTAAATCTGCTCAGAGAAAAGGATGAAAACTTGTCTGGAGATGATCTGAAAGAGGGACTAACCGCTGTCATATCTGTAAAAGTTATGGAACCTCAATTTGAAGGACAAACAAAAACAAAACTTGGGAACGGAGATGTCAAAGGTATCGTTGACTCATTGGTTTATGAGGGGTTAAAAGAAGCTTTTGATGAACGTCCAGAAATACTTAAACCAATTGTAGAGGGTGCAATAAGAGCCAGACAAGCGAGAGAAGCGGCGAAAAAAGCCAAGGATCTTGTCCGACGTAAATCAGCGATGTCTGGGCTATCCCTTCCTGGAAAATTAGCAGACTGTTCAAGCAGAAATCCGGAAGACTGCGAGATTTTTATAGTTGAAGGAGACAGTGCTGGAGGCAGTGCAAAACAGGGGAGAAACCGTGAATTCCAGGCAATACTTCCTCTCCGAGGCAAGATATTAAATGTAGAAAAAGCTCGCCTTGAAAGAGTTTTAAGCAGCGAAATGATAAGAAACATCATTCTTGCTCTCGGTTGTGGGATAGGAGATGATTTCGACAGAGATAAGCTTAGATATCACAAGATATTTATTATGGCTGATGCCGACGTCGACGGAGCTCATATCAGAACACTATTGCTTACCCTTTTCTTCCGCTATATGCCGGAAATAATCGAAAATGGTTTTCTTTACGCCGCACAACCACCCCTTTATAGAGTACAGATAGGCAAAGAGATCCATTATTGCTACACAGAAAAAGAAATGAAAGACCTTCAGGAAGATACGATAGGGAAAAAAATAGACGTCCAGCGTTATAAAGGGCTGGGAGAAATGAATGCAGAGCAACTTTGGGAAACAACAATGGATCCACAAAGTCGAATTATTAAAAGAGTTGAAGTACAGGACGCAGTCGAAGCA
- a CDS encoding zinc metallopeptidase codes for MMYPFFDSTMIFLIPALLFSMWAQFKVKSAYSKYSEVRSQNGVTAEIACREMLNRFGLAEVPIERVPEELTDHYDPRAKVLRLSDSVFGSPSIAAIGVAAHEVGHAIQDKEGYSMLRIRNSIVPVVNIGSMLSMPLFFLGILLSSLNLLNLGIIMFCSVLVFHLVTLPVEFDASARALKNLSDTGLLVGGEIKGAKYVLDAAALTYVAALVMTVLQLVRLIALRGSRRD; via the coding sequence ATGATGTATCCTTTTTTTGATTCAACTATGATTTTTCTTATTCCGGCCTTACTTTTTTCAATGTGGGCTCAATTTAAGGTTAAAAGTGCTTATTCCAAATATAGTGAGGTTAGATCTCAAAACGGAGTAACGGCAGAAATTGCATGCCGCGAAATGTTGAATAGATTTGGATTGGCAGAAGTTCCCATAGAAAGAGTGCCGGAAGAATTAACTGACCATTATGATCCGAGAGCAAAGGTTTTACGCCTTTCTGATTCTGTGTTTGGAAGTCCGAGTATCGCAGCAATAGGCGTGGCGGCTCATGAAGTAGGGCATGCCATACAAGACAAAGAGGGATACTCGATGCTTCGTATCCGCAACTCAATTGTTCCTGTCGTTAACATAGGTTCTATGTTATCAATGCCGCTCTTTTTTTTAGGGATACTGCTAAGTTCGCTTAACTTATTGAATCTCGGAATAATTATGTTCTGTTCAGTTTTAGTCTTTCATTTAGTAACTTTGCCTGTTGAATTTGATGCCAGTGCAAGAGCCTTGAAGAATCTTTCTGATACTGGGTTGCTTGTAGGCGGTGAGATAAAAGGAGCAAAGTATGTTTTAGACGCGGCTGCACTGACATATGTAGCTGCGTTGGTAATGACAGTTTTACAGCTTGTTAGACTTATAGCTCTTCGTGGCTCTCGCAGAGACTAG